A genomic segment from Neobacillus sp. YX16 encodes:
- a CDS encoding MerR family transcriptional regulator — protein sequence MSEIHSPSHVQELLGIDSHTLRKYATLLEGHGYKIYRNHRGHRGYFDKDITTIRKFIEFTGQEGMTLELSAQAVISWNSEENKNVIRTEEETVQSPPPDPEIIQNNNLDELLERLEHLEQINMDLIKHLKEKAVREAYLEEKINQIVKYVERSEQLLEERSKMMLEETRQQIAAAHLKKWWKWWK from the coding sequence ATGTCGGAAATACATTCACCAAGTCACGTACAAGAATTACTTGGAATCGATAGCCATACATTACGAAAGTATGCCACTCTATTAGAAGGACACGGTTATAAGATTTACCGCAATCATAGAGGCCACAGGGGATATTTTGATAAGGATATTACAACGATTCGGAAATTTATTGAATTCACCGGTCAAGAGGGTATGACGTTGGAACTTTCAGCACAAGCGGTAATTTCGTGGAATTCTGAAGAAAATAAAAATGTCATCAGGACAGAAGAAGAAACGGTACAATCTCCCCCACCTGACCCAGAAATCATACAGAATAATAATCTTGATGAATTGTTGGAAAGATTAGAACATTTGGAGCAAATTAACATGGATTTAATCAAACATCTGAAGGAGAAGGCAGTAAGGGAAGCTTATCTAGAAGAGAAGATTAATCAAATAGTGAAGTATGTAGAACGTTCGGAACAACTGTTAGAGGAACGAAGCAAAATGATGTTGGAGGAAACAAGACAGCAAATTGCAGCCGCCCATCTAAAGAAATGGTGGAAATGGTGGAAATGA
- a CDS encoding CBS domain-containing protein translates to MAQLRDIMTSNVVTVTETQTVQEAAALMSEYNIGAIPVVNNSRQIVGMVTDRDITLRTTAQGENAQTPVSQVMTAQQIVQGTPDMDVHQAANLMAEQQIRRLPVIENGQIVGMVALGDLAVQNQFANEAEQALQSISTPSAPQQ, encoded by the coding sequence ATGGCACAATTAAGAGATATCATGACATCAAATGTTGTTACAGTTACCGAAACACAAACCGTACAGGAAGCTGCAGCGTTAATGAGCGAATATAATATTGGAGCTATCCCAGTAGTTAATAACAGCAGACAAATAGTTGGAATGGTAACGGATCGTGACATTACCCTTCGTACGACAGCACAAGGAGAAAATGCACAAACACCAGTCTCTCAAGTAATGACTGCACAGCAAATCGTACAAGGAACACCTGATATGGATGTTCATCAAGCAGCAAACTTAATGGCAGAGCAGCAAATTCGCCGATTGCCGGTAATCGAAAATGGGCAAATAGTAGGAATGGTTGCTTTAGGTGATCTAGCAGTACAAAATCAATTTGCAAATGAGGCAGAACAAGCATTACAAAGTATTTCCACGCCTTCTGCACCTCAACAATAG
- a CDS encoding patatin-like phospholipase family protein, protein MKADAVFEGGGARGIAFVGAIQAMEEEKVEWQRIAGTSAGAVIAALLASGYKSYEIRKHLKELDFSKLRGRTILNRIPIFGSLLELMINLGIYKNDYLETWVDLLLSEKGIKTFADLPDGKLKIIASDVSNGQMLILPDDLDRYRMTPSDLKVSTAVMMSASIPFFFRPVIWKSKDRKKSYILDGGLLSNFPIWIFDTDNPRFPTFGFRLVKDKVNIDAVIPTPLHLFKNIFKTMLQAHDLRHLNQETNERTIKIWSGNINTTDFELSEAEIDILYKSGYTSTKDFLSKWDFDQHKIKRMQRAIWNL, encoded by the coding sequence TTGAAGGCAGATGCTGTTTTTGAAGGTGGTGGAGCTAGAGGGATTGCTTTTGTTGGAGCGATTCAAGCGATGGAAGAGGAAAAGGTAGAATGGCAAAGAATAGCTGGAACATCAGCTGGAGCCGTAATCGCTGCTCTTTTGGCAAGCGGTTATAAAAGCTATGAGATTAGAAAGCATCTTAAAGAACTTGATTTTTCAAAACTTCGTGGCAGGACGATTTTGAATCGAATTCCCATTTTTGGCAGCTTGCTTGAACTAATGATTAATCTTGGAATCTATAAAAATGATTATTTGGAAACATGGGTGGATTTACTTCTTTCAGAAAAAGGAATTAAGACATTTGCAGATCTTCCAGATGGAAAGTTAAAGATTATTGCTTCAGATGTCTCGAATGGCCAAATGCTTATTTTGCCAGATGATTTAGATCGTTATAGGATGACGCCTTCAGATCTAAAAGTTTCAACGGCTGTTATGATGAGCGCTTCTATACCATTTTTCTTCCGTCCGGTTATTTGGAAATCAAAAGACCGTAAAAAATCCTATATTTTAGATGGTGGCTTACTTAGTAACTTTCCAATATGGATATTCGATACGGACAACCCACGGTTTCCAACGTTTGGCTTTCGACTTGTGAAAGATAAAGTTAACATAGATGCCGTTATACCAACGCCGCTTCACCTTTTCAAAAATATATTTAAAACGATGCTTCAAGCCCATGATTTACGACATTTGAACCAAGAAACAAATGAACGTACCATTAAAATTTGGTCTGGGAACATCAACACAACTGATTTTGAATTGAGTGAGGCTGAAATTGATATTCTCTATAAATCAGGCTATACTTCCACAAAAGACTTTTTATCAAAATGGGATTTTGATCAACATAAGATTAAAAGAATGCAAAGAGCAATATGGAATTTATGA
- a CDS encoding SagB family peptide dehydrogenase, translating to MSLEEFLHNLHFDIEKASIPNWDVDWEDKPLPYKLYRGLPVVPLSIEVPLTLDELKQPFMPDQRIIGHFLWYVYGLTQFSQSVFSLDDTDHTEVMQSYRRFAPSGGALYPNELYIYLKIEDLPNGVYHYDVAHHRLVLLREGNFDSYIARALGNRCDISACFGTVFVSTMFWKNFFKYNNFAYRLQGLDAGVLMGQLLEVSKRFGFETGVYFQFLDRAMNHLLGLSEKEETVYSVIPLSVEPTIWSANGSEKDRIVSAAELCRELKQIQPNQYVRSQRVKEYPMLTKLNEASMLDSTTLFPLIEAKENGNCEGKAVALPHPERLSYDLGSVCRKRFSPDMDFILGKVSQVELANLLHEAMDSFLYRNDLEVVHQKHKPRVSLNVCLYNVEGIPNGAYQYDSTAHALRPVHLGDHRLLLQSGMSLYNVNLLQVPLCIHVTGVKDYYKTTLGYRGYRIQQMEAGMLVQRLLLLAAASGMGGHPLLGYDSNLCDELYKMDPQGKTSLIQIPIGPYRNRPWLLGGLWC from the coding sequence ATGAGTCTAGAAGAGTTTTTGCACAATTTACATTTTGATATTGAGAAGGCAAGCATTCCAAATTGGGATGTGGATTGGGAGGATAAACCACTTCCTTATAAGCTATACCGCGGATTACCAGTTGTACCATTATCCATAGAAGTACCACTGACACTTGATGAACTGAAGCAGCCCTTCATGCCTGACCAGCGGATAATCGGGCATTTCCTTTGGTATGTTTACGGCCTTACTCAATTTAGCCAATCTGTCTTTAGCTTGGATGATACAGACCATACAGAAGTCATGCAATCGTACAGAAGGTTTGCTCCCTCGGGTGGAGCGCTGTATCCAAACGAATTATACATTTATTTAAAAATCGAGGATTTGCCAAATGGGGTATATCATTATGATGTGGCACACCATCGCTTAGTATTGCTGCGGGAAGGAAATTTTGATTCCTATATTGCCAGGGCACTTGGTAATCGATGTGACATTTCAGCATGTTTTGGGACGGTTTTTGTATCGACCATGTTTTGGAAAAATTTTTTTAAATACAATAACTTTGCCTACAGACTGCAGGGATTAGATGCAGGTGTGTTGATGGGACAGTTGTTAGAAGTATCGAAAAGGTTTGGCTTCGAAACGGGGGTATACTTCCAATTTCTAGATCGGGCCATGAATCATTTGCTTGGTTTATCTGAGAAGGAGGAGACCGTCTATTCGGTCATCCCCCTATCGGTTGAACCTACCATTTGGTCAGCTAACGGAAGCGAAAAGGACAGAATAGTTTCTGCAGCGGAGTTGTGCAGAGAATTGAAACAGATTCAACCAAACCAGTACGTTCGGTCACAGAGGGTTAAAGAGTATCCGATGTTAACGAAGTTAAATGAAGCGTCCATGCTGGATTCTACAACTTTGTTTCCATTGATCGAGGCAAAGGAGAATGGGAATTGTGAGGGTAAAGCGGTAGCTCTTCCACATCCAGAGAGGTTGTCGTATGATTTGGGGTCTGTTTGCCGAAAGAGATTTTCTCCAGATATGGATTTCATTTTGGGAAAGGTAAGTCAAGTCGAACTGGCAAATCTGCTACACGAGGCAATGGATTCCTTTTTGTATCGAAATGATTTGGAGGTTGTCCATCAGAAGCATAAGCCGCGTGTGTCACTGAATGTCTGTTTGTATAATGTTGAAGGAATTCCTAATGGTGCGTATCAATATGACAGCACTGCCCATGCATTACGTCCGGTCCATCTAGGAGATCATCGACTCCTACTGCAATCTGGTATGTCGTTATATAATGTAAATTTGCTCCAAGTGCCACTCTGCATACATGTAACAGGAGTTAAGGATTATTATAAAACTACACTCGGATACAGAGGATATCGAATCCAACAAATGGAGGCAGGGATGCTCGTGCAACGATTACTCTTATTGGCAGCAGCAAGTGGAATGGGGGGGCACCCGCTCCTGGGATATGATTCCAACCTGTGTGATGAACTTTACAAGATGGACCCACAAGGAAAAACCAGCTTAATTCAAATTCCGATTGGTCCCTATCGAAATCGTCCTTGGTTATTGGGAGGTTTGTGGTGTTAA
- a CDS encoding TOMM precursor leader peptide-binding protein, producing the protein MSAVMLVVGEGLLADHMCKELSSQYLVFRQTDFGAIVPGRIDLALVLHDAWNPSVHQKAEEVFYRTHTPWLRGFVSFGEGVIGPLVRPGTQGCSQCTDMRRLMTGHDRREMWEIQKRLELTGEMQQEPWATRTSLLHLAHLLLAEVQKIIRGNQAQSEEKVFFLNLKTLKSSWHRFLPVPLCQVCSSLPEDTPEMARISLQQSPKVTSDSYRSRSLDDLNEVLANDYLDQRTGLLNDKMVNLVHTFADVSVNLPLFEGDERTAGRTNSFAVSELTAILEGLERYCGLEPRGKRTVVHDSYNHLKKQALNPIEVGVHEKEQYERPGFPFTEFDPDRPIDWVWGYSFLQERPILVPELLAYYSLGSGSRGFVYETSNGCALGGSLEEAILYGILEVVERDSFLMTWYAQMPLPRLDPASIEDQELQLMIERMRAVAEYDLHLYNSTMEHGIPSILAIAKNRKEKGINLICAAGSHLDPVRAVKTAVHELAGMMLSLDEKLEANQEEYVRMLQDSTLVQQMDDHGMLYGLPQAEERLQFLLDDRRPLRTFNEEFKWKSTHLDLTDDLQDIVQVFRRLNLDVIVVDQTTPETARNELYCVKVLIPGMLPMTFGHHLTRVTGLDRVFRVPMELGYSQEPLTAEQLNPHPHPFP; encoded by the coding sequence GTGAGTGCTGTCATGTTGGTTGTAGGAGAGGGACTGCTGGCAGACCACATGTGTAAGGAGCTTTCATCACAATACTTGGTATTTCGCCAAACCGATTTTGGGGCAATCGTACCCGGAAGGATTGATTTGGCATTGGTTTTACATGATGCATGGAATCCCTCTGTTCATCAAAAAGCAGAAGAGGTGTTTTATCGAACCCATACTCCTTGGCTAAGAGGTTTTGTTTCATTTGGAGAGGGCGTAATAGGTCCGCTTGTTCGTCCGGGTACACAAGGTTGTTCACAATGTACAGATATGAGGCGTCTTATGACAGGACACGACCGTAGAGAGATGTGGGAAATACAAAAGAGGTTAGAGTTAACAGGAGAAATGCAGCAGGAACCCTGGGCCACACGTACGAGTCTTCTTCACTTGGCGCACCTATTACTGGCTGAGGTCCAAAAGATTATTAGAGGTAATCAGGCCCAATCTGAAGAAAAGGTATTTTTTCTCAATCTGAAAACATTGAAGAGTTCCTGGCACAGGTTTCTGCCAGTCCCCTTGTGTCAGGTTTGTAGTTCATTACCTGAAGATACACCAGAGATGGCTCGAATTTCTCTGCAGCAAAGTCCGAAGGTTACCAGCGACAGTTATCGCAGCCGTTCGTTAGATGACCTGAATGAGGTTCTCGCTAATGACTATCTTGATCAACGAACAGGCCTTTTGAATGATAAAATGGTTAACCTCGTGCACACATTTGCTGATGTAAGTGTCAATTTGCCTTTATTCGAGGGGGACGAACGAACAGCAGGCCGTACAAACTCATTCGCTGTTAGTGAATTGACGGCCATTTTAGAAGGGTTGGAGCGGTACTGTGGACTTGAGCCTCGTGGAAAACGGACAGTGGTTCATGACAGTTATAATCATTTGAAAAAGCAAGCACTCAATCCAATCGAGGTTGGTGTGCACGAAAAAGAACAGTATGAGAGACCTGGTTTTCCATTTACAGAATTTGATCCAGATCGCCCGATTGATTGGGTATGGGGATATTCGTTTTTACAAGAGCGTCCGATTCTGGTTCCAGAGCTGCTTGCTTATTATAGCTTGGGCTCGGGATCACGAGGATTTGTCTATGAAACTTCTAATGGATGTGCGTTGGGCGGAAGTCTAGAAGAGGCCATTCTCTACGGTATTTTGGAAGTGGTGGAACGTGATTCGTTCCTGATGACGTGGTACGCGCAGATGCCCCTCCCACGTCTGGATCCAGCCTCCATTGAAGACCAAGAGCTTCAGTTAATGATAGAACGGATGCGTGCAGTCGCGGAATATGATCTACATTTGTATAACTCAACGATGGAGCATGGAATTCCAAGTATCTTGGCCATAGCGAAGAACAGAAAGGAAAAAGGGATAAATCTTATTTGTGCGGCCGGATCTCATTTGGACCCAGTACGGGCAGTGAAAACGGCGGTTCACGAGTTAGCTGGTATGATGCTGTCATTGGATGAGAAATTAGAGGCGAACCAGGAGGAATATGTTCGAATGCTGCAGGATTCTACCTTGGTGCAGCAAATGGATGATCATGGAATGCTGTACGGTTTGCCGCAAGCAGAAGAGCGCCTGCAGTTTTTGCTGGACGATCGTCGTCCATTGCGAACTTTTAATGAGGAATTTAAGTGGAAGTCAACACATTTAGATCTTACCGATGATCTTCAGGATATAGTTCAAGTGTTTCGTAGATTAAATCTCGATGTCATTGTGGTTGACCAGACGACTCCGGAAACGGCCCGAAACGAATTGTATTGCGTAAAAGTGCTGATTCCGGGGATGCTGCCAATGACATTTGGACATCACCTTACTCGCGTAACTGGGCTGGATAGGGTATTCAGGGTCCCTATGGAACTTGGATATTCGCAAGAACCACTGACCGCTGAACAGCTTAATCCGCATCCGCATCCGTTTCCATAA
- a CDS encoding putative thiazole-containing bacteriocin maturation protein produces the protein MTNMNPSMRLKVKRDTFFLPDPNNGVFFRNNVSSFRMEGSMIDQWVEKLIPMFNGEYTLEYLTNGLPAAYSDRVFEIAEALYRNGFVRDVSQDRPHQLKEQVLKKYASQIEFVDNLLDSGGFRFQNYRQTKVLAVGSGPFFVSLAAALLDSGLPRFQMLITASDQTNRQRLMELVAHARKTDPDVEIEEVTLNKQGDSSWEEIVKPFDYILYVSEQDDVEELRLLHRVSKEEKKVFLPAICLEQAGLAGPLVHSDSEADWESAWRRIHQGALLREQKDNAPSLTPLAMLANVIVFELFKDVTGVTEKEQKNQFYLLDLETLEGNWHSFMPHPLVTGQTSSRLVEDIDKRLAQGTERGDPGKLLLSFNHLTSEVSGIFHIWEEGDLKQLPLAQCRVQPVNPLAYRPAELLGEIVCTGLTHEEARREAGLSGIENYASQLVGALDLPPEVEVGAGETFSESVCRGLQRFLDEELIKQSLEEEYSVFPVELSMVEDKRCQYYLQALKTLRGAPTIGISEEVCGFPVVWIGTDDGWYGSVDLNITMALRNALQQAIFNVQNEEEFVMARSLEVSSMILDEKVPLSIEIPACEERRPSENLLNAIEILERNGKQLLVYEIELEPFFKEGLAGIFGVLVQEEGLT, from the coding sequence ATGACGAATATGAACCCTTCTATGCGTCTGAAAGTGAAAAGGGACACGTTTTTTCTCCCTGATCCAAACAATGGTGTGTTTTTTCGGAACAATGTAAGCTCGTTCCGTATGGAAGGCAGTATGATCGATCAATGGGTTGAAAAGCTGATCCCCATGTTTAATGGCGAGTACACCTTGGAGTATTTGACAAACGGTTTACCGGCTGCATACTCAGATAGAGTGTTTGAAATTGCAGAAGCTCTTTATCGAAATGGGTTTGTTCGAGATGTGAGCCAAGACCGTCCGCATCAATTGAAGGAACAGGTTCTAAAAAAGTATGCCTCTCAAATTGAATTTGTGGATAATTTGCTTGATTCAGGTGGTTTCCGTTTTCAGAACTATCGTCAAACAAAAGTGTTAGCAGTTGGCTCTGGTCCTTTTTTTGTTTCGTTGGCTGCGGCGTTACTTGATTCCGGATTGCCCCGGTTCCAAATGTTGATTACTGCCAGTGATCAGACCAATAGACAGCGGTTGATGGAACTCGTGGCACATGCCCGTAAAACCGACCCTGATGTGGAGATAGAGGAGGTCACACTAAACAAGCAGGGCGACAGTTCTTGGGAGGAAATAGTGAAACCGTTTGATTATATTTTATATGTGTCAGAACAGGATGATGTAGAGGAACTCCGACTTCTACATAGGGTTAGCAAGGAAGAGAAGAAAGTGTTTCTCCCTGCTATATGTTTAGAGCAGGCGGGTTTAGCGGGTCCGTTAGTACATTCAGACTCAGAGGCCGACTGGGAGTCTGCATGGCGACGTATTCATCAAGGGGCTCTCTTAAGAGAACAGAAAGATAATGCTCCTTCTTTGACACCTTTAGCCATGCTGGCAAATGTCATCGTATTTGAATTGTTTAAAGATGTTACGGGTGTGACCGAAAAGGAACAGAAGAATCAATTTTATCTTCTAGATTTAGAAACGTTAGAAGGAAACTGGCATTCATTTATGCCTCATCCGCTGGTGACAGGACAAACATCTTCTAGATTGGTTGAAGATATAGATAAGCGATTAGCACAAGGAACCGAAAGAGGAGATCCGGGTAAATTACTCCTTTCCTTTAACCATTTGACATCTGAGGTATCCGGAATTTTTCACATTTGGGAGGAGGGTGACTTAAAGCAGCTGCCATTGGCTCAGTGCCGTGTTCAGCCAGTCAACCCATTGGCATATAGGCCCGCTGAACTATTGGGTGAAATTGTCTGTACAGGTCTGACACATGAGGAGGCAAGAAGGGAAGCGGGTTTGTCCGGAATTGAAAATTATGCATCACAACTAGTCGGAGCGCTCGATCTACCTCCCGAAGTGGAGGTGGGAGCAGGTGAAACATTCTCGGAAAGTGTTTGCCGGGGATTACAAAGATTCTTAGACGAGGAGTTAATCAAACAAAGCCTTGAAGAAGAGTATTCTGTCTTCCCTGTGGAGTTAAGTATGGTAGAAGATAAACGCTGTCAGTATTATTTGCAGGCACTAAAGACGTTGCGGGGAGCACCGACTATAGGAATTAGCGAGGAAGTGTGTGGATTCCCGGTTGTGTGGATTGGTACCGACGATGGATGGTATGGCAGTGTCGATTTGAATATCACAATGGCATTACGAAATGCTCTGCAACAAGCAATTTTCAATGTGCAAAATGAAGAGGAATTCGTTATGGCACGATCCCTGGAGGTGTCATCCATGATTCTGGATGAAAAAGTGCCGCTAAGCATTGAAATCCCTGCCTGTGAAGAGAGAAGACCATCCGAGAACCTACTGAATGCGATAGAAATCTTGGAACGGAACGGGAAGCAGCTGTTGGTATATGAAATCGAACTAGAACCATTTTTCAAAGAGGGATTGGCAGGGATATTTGGGGTATTGGTTCAAGAGGAGGGATTAACGTGA
- a CDS encoding heterocycloanthracin/sonorensin family bacteriocin, whose protein sequence is MKMNDFQSQLQGLSLGDFQATQAVPYDPSMYYNDPARFGGFGGVGGIGGIGGIGGIGRCFSCFSCFNCFNCFNCFNCFNCGGHRCGGHRCGGHRCGGHNCGGGHRCGGGGHRCGG, encoded by the coding sequence ATGAAAATGAATGATTTCCAAAGTCAACTCCAGGGGTTAAGTCTTGGAGATTTCCAAGCGACCCAGGCAGTTCCGTATGACCCGAGCATGTACTATAATGACCCAGCTCGATTTGGTGGTTTTGGCGGTGTTGGTGGTATTGGTGGTATTGGCGGTATTGGCGGTATTGGCCGATGTTTTAGTTGCTTTAGCTGTTTTAACTGCTTTAATTGTTTCAATTGCTTTAATTGTTTTAACTGCGGAGGCCATCGTTGTGGAGGCCATCGTTGCGGCGGTCATCGCTGTGGAGGACACAATTGCGGAGGCGGTCATCGCTGTGGTGGCGGAGGCCATCGTTGCGGCGGTTGA
- a CDS encoding MBL fold metallo-hydrolase, whose product MVDQFPTLTKISEDIYQLVVRYPFGMYEMNSFLFKGDNGFTIVDTGSEAKESIDIWEKTLGSGMKIEKLVLTHAHPDHIGLARWFQQQHHVPVFISSLGFKEIQSKRNNANQNWILNLLKTHGGPEIPRNMGNLEEGAYEFEPDGLFENQQTIKLGNEMYETIWTPGHSSDHFCFYNHNQQVMITGDHILAGLSPIIALWSENDLNPIKDNIASLEKLKAYPAKIALPGHGELIYNLNDRIDDMITGHKHRLEQILQCVGDEEKTSWQVCQEIYGLLPSTKFFAPFLATITRLIYLEKNDEVYSELRDGKLFFRSIVKKR is encoded by the coding sequence ATGGTGGATCAGTTCCCAACGCTAACGAAAATTTCGGAGGACATTTATCAACTTGTCGTTCGGTATCCGTTTGGAATGTATGAAATGAACAGCTTCTTGTTTAAAGGAGATAACGGCTTTACGATTGTTGACACTGGTAGTGAAGCGAAAGAATCTATCGATATTTGGGAGAAAACTTTAGGTTCGGGCATGAAAATTGAGAAATTAGTCTTAACCCATGCTCATCCAGATCATATTGGACTAGCTAGATGGTTTCAACAACAGCATCATGTTCCTGTCTTTATTTCAAGTTTAGGATTTAAAGAAATTCAGAGTAAGCGAAACAATGCTAATCAAAATTGGATTCTCAACTTATTAAAGACACATGGTGGCCCTGAAATCCCTCGGAATATGGGGAATTTAGAAGAAGGTGCTTATGAATTTGAACCTGATGGACTTTTTGAAAACCAGCAAACGATCAAGCTCGGGAACGAAATGTATGAAACTATTTGGACACCAGGGCATTCTTCGGATCATTTCTGTTTTTATAATCATAATCAACAGGTGATGATCACTGGGGACCATATTTTAGCGGGACTTTCTCCCATCATTGCTCTTTGGTCAGAAAACGACCTGAATCCAATAAAAGATAACATTGCCTCTTTGGAAAAATTAAAAGCGTATCCTGCCAAAATAGCGCTCCCAGGTCATGGAGAACTCATTTACAACTTGAATGATCGGATAGACGACATGATCACAGGTCACAAACATCGTTTGGAACAGATTTTACAATGTGTTGGGGACGAAGAAAAAACATCATGGCAGGTTTGTCAGGAAATATATGGTCTACTACCTAGTACCAAATTTTTTGCTCCATTTTTGGCAACCATTACTCGACTCATTTACCTTGAAAAGAATGATGAGGTATATAGTGAGCTAAGGGACGGTAAATTGTTTTTTCGTTCTATTGTTAAAAAACGATAA
- a CDS encoding Gfo/Idh/MocA family oxidoreductase, whose product MKKILGILISTVLLTTLIVSTIFPEAPSAAQNNSKVRLALVGGWHVHTSMFIEKIAKLSAGKVEWVAVYDHDAERGKKFADMLGVPYEADYQKILDNENIDAVMIEAETSLHKDLIIRAANAKKHVFTDKVLTPTVKDGLSVKKAIEENGVKLVVSHESLPIGSYQYAKKLVDDGSLGDIVAINFRRAHGMAKTDRLPESWYDKEVAGGGALIDLGVHGMSMLTYLAGTPTKVSSFMKNWTNREVEDSATIMLEFENNAIGTAHTNMVTSIMENSLEVIGTDGILVVLGVEGKESVYLNSKHVSGMEAGMNLIDPSVYGSDGTVPINLFIDFVLDESNKDQYLPGFDIDTALTVVGIAEAAYKSAKIGGSAVKFKKTW is encoded by the coding sequence ATGAAAAAAATATTAGGTATTTTAATCTCAACAGTTTTATTAACAACCCTAATCGTAAGTACGATTTTCCCAGAGGCGCCTTCAGCAGCACAAAACAATTCAAAGGTACGTCTTGCATTAGTGGGTGGTTGGCATGTGCATACGAGTATGTTTATTGAAAAAATAGCTAAACTTTCGGCTGGTAAAGTGGAGTGGGTAGCGGTTTATGACCATGATGCTGAACGTGGTAAGAAATTTGCAGATATGCTGGGTGTTCCTTATGAAGCTGATTATCAAAAAATCCTGGATAATGAGAACATAGATGCTGTTATGATTGAAGCAGAAACTAGTTTACACAAAGATCTAATAATCCGCGCTGCAAATGCGAAAAAGCACGTTTTCACTGACAAAGTATTAACCCCTACTGTGAAAGATGGATTAAGTGTAAAAAAGGCAATTGAAGAAAACGGTGTAAAACTTGTCGTTTCACATGAATCATTGCCGATTGGTTCCTATCAATATGCAAAGAAATTGGTTGACGATGGCAGTCTTGGTGATATTGTTGCCATTAACTTTAGGCGTGCACATGGCATGGCTAAAACAGATCGTCTGCCTGAAAGCTGGTATGACAAAGAAGTGGCAGGAGGCGGGGCTTTAATTGACCTAGGTGTACATGGTATGTCTATGCTTACATATCTTGCTGGAACCCCTACGAAAGTGTCATCTTTTATGAAAAACTGGACAAATAGAGAAGTTGAAGATAGTGCAACCATTATGCTAGAGTTTGAAAATAATGCTATAGGTACAGCTCATACTAATATGGTTACAAGCATAATGGAAAATTCATTAGAAGTAATCGGAACAGATGGGATTCTAGTAGTTTTAGGTGTGGAAGGTAAGGAATCTGTTTATCTGAATTCTAAACATGTTTCTGGGATGGAAGCAGGAATGAATTTAATTGATCCGTCTGTGTATGGATCAGATGGCACCGTTCCAATAAACTTATTTATTGATTTTGTACTAGATGAGTCCAATAAGGATCAGTATTTACCAGGATTTGATATTGATACTGCACTAACGGTTGTTGGTATTGCTGAAGCTGCATATAAGTCTGCCAAAATTGGTGGAAGCGCAGTGAAATTTAAAAAAACTTGGTAA
- a CDS encoding HAD-IA family hydrolase, with protein sequence MNILWDFDGTLFDTYPALVKGFIELSQQDLDHVEVLKWLKIDSLTAFKQYGIDEDKRAEYKRIDKQYSKEYSKPFEHLEEVLSTVDNNIIVTHRDMESTMYLLEKYHLTHYFKEIVSVEEQGFDRKPHPSSYEYVLKNDQIDLVIGDRELDLLPARKLGIKTVAFQNQNIEADFHLESYKDFISTVLNKKSL encoded by the coding sequence TTGAACATATTATGGGATTTTGATGGTACACTTTTTGATACATATCCGGCACTGGTTAAAGGTTTTATAGAATTAAGTCAGCAAGACCTTGATCATGTTGAAGTCTTAAAATGGCTAAAGATTGATTCCTTAACAGCATTTAAACAATATGGGATTGATGAGGACAAGCGCGCAGAGTATAAACGGATTGATAAACAGTACTCCAAAGAATACAGTAAGCCTTTTGAGCACTTAGAGGAAGTTTTATCAACCGTTGATAACAATATTATTGTGACGCATCGCGATATGGAATCTACGATGTATCTTCTTGAGAAATATCATTTAACCCACTACTTTAAAGAAATTGTATCTGTTGAAGAACAAGGATTTGACAGAAAACCCCATCCTTCTTCTTATGAATATGTTCTGAAAAATGATCAAATTGATTTAGTCATTGGTGATAGAGAATTGGATTTACTTCCAGCCAGAAAATTAGGGATTAAAACCGTGGCCTTCCAAAATCAGAACATCGAAGCTGATTTTCATTTAGAAAGCTACAAGGATTTTATTTCTACTGTACTCAATAAAAAAAGCTTGTAG